A window of the Streptomyces formicae genome harbors these coding sequences:
- a CDS encoding FAD-dependent oxidoreductase, producing MAATAQTAGSLWTQYDPGPEYPALTSDIRMDAAVIGGGMAGICAAWELTRTGRRVALVEADRIAFGVTGHTTAKLSALQGTAYSSIRRTRGAVCAQQYAASQQAAVEHVRRLAEDLGLDCEMELTDAYTYVTDPEHTDGIEEEADAARAAGLDAAYVDDVPLPFPTAAAVRLGGQMQFHPRKFLLGLAAELVRHGGRIYERSRVTDLLEGRPCRLTTSAGHTVRADDVVVATHYPVFDRALLFTRLEPKREVVVAGPLPPGSHFPDGMFLTAEDNTRSLRTAPQDGQGRMLIVTGEKFTPGDRKDVGAAARFAALSRWARERVADFTVTHRWAAQDNFTTDHVPYVGRLHPLSDHCYVATGFGGWGLSGGVMSGRLLAGLITGTPSPWSELYEPARLHPLTEVPALLRLQAKAAKHFVGDRLPGGRADTVDDIGPGAGAVLRGRGEGPQAVHRDASGALHRVSARCTHLGCIVHFNEAETTWECPCHGSRFGVDGDVLQGPAVHPLEPVDADSDADSDVDDHG from the coding sequence ATGGCCGCGACCGCGCAGACAGCCGGCTCGCTGTGGACTCAGTACGACCCCGGACCCGAGTACCCGGCCCTGACCAGCGACATCCGGATGGACGCGGCCGTGATCGGCGGGGGCATGGCAGGAATCTGCGCGGCCTGGGAGCTGACGCGCACCGGCCGCAGAGTCGCCCTCGTCGAGGCCGACCGCATCGCGTTCGGGGTCACCGGCCACACCACGGCGAAGCTCTCGGCCCTGCAGGGCACTGCGTACAGCAGCATCCGCCGGACGCGCGGTGCGGTGTGCGCCCAGCAGTACGCCGCCTCCCAGCAGGCCGCGGTCGAGCATGTGCGGCGACTCGCCGAGGATCTGGGCCTCGACTGCGAGATGGAGCTGACCGACGCCTACACCTACGTGACGGACCCGGAGCACACTGACGGCATCGAGGAGGAGGCCGACGCGGCCAGGGCCGCGGGCCTCGACGCCGCATACGTCGATGACGTGCCACTGCCGTTCCCCACCGCGGCGGCCGTACGTCTGGGCGGCCAGATGCAGTTCCATCCGCGGAAGTTCCTGCTCGGCCTCGCCGCCGAGCTCGTGCGCCACGGCGGGAGGATCTACGAGCGCAGCCGGGTCACGGATCTGCTCGAAGGCCGTCCCTGCCGGCTGACCACGAGCGCCGGCCACACGGTCCGGGCCGACGACGTCGTTGTCGCCACGCACTACCCGGTCTTCGACCGCGCCCTGCTCTTCACCAGGCTGGAGCCCAAGCGGGAGGTCGTCGTCGCGGGGCCGCTGCCGCCAGGCAGCCACTTCCCCGACGGCATGTTCCTGACCGCCGAGGACAACACCCGCTCCCTGCGGACGGCGCCACAGGACGGACAGGGCCGCATGCTGATCGTCACCGGAGAGAAGTTCACCCCAGGCGACCGCAAGGACGTCGGGGCGGCGGCCCGCTTCGCCGCGCTCAGCCGCTGGGCCCGCGAACGCGTCGCGGACTTCACCGTCACCCATCGCTGGGCCGCACAGGACAACTTCACCACCGACCACGTGCCGTACGTGGGTCGGCTGCACCCTCTGTCGGACCACTGCTACGTGGCGACGGGCTTCGGCGGCTGGGGACTGAGCGGAGGCGTCATGTCCGGCCGTCTGCTGGCCGGTCTGATCACGGGTACGCCTTCGCCATGGTCCGAGCTGTACGAACCCGCCCGGCTCCACCCCCTCACCGAGGTGCCCGCCCTGCTGCGCCTGCAGGCGAAGGCGGCGAAGCACTTCGTCGGGGACCGCCTTCCGGGCGGGCGAGCCGACACGGTGGACGACATCGGCCCGGGCGCGGGCGCTGTCCTGCGCGGCAGGGGCGAGGGGCCCCAGGCCGTGCACCGGGACGCCTCCGGTGCCCTGCACCGGGTCTCCGCCCGGTGTACGCACCTGGGCTGCATCGTGCACTTCAACGAGGCCGAGACGACCTGGGAGTGCCCGTGCCACGGTTCCCGCTTCGGCGTGGACGGGGACGTCCTGCAGGGCCCGGCCGTGCATCCGCTCGAACCGGTCGACGCGGACAGCGATGCCGACAGCGACGTCGACGATCACGGGTAG
- a CDS encoding UdgX family uracil-DNA binding protein (This protein belongs to the uracil DNA glycosylase superfamily, members of which act in excision repair of DNA. However, it belongs more specifically to UdgX branch, whose founding member was found to bind uracil in DNA (where it does not belong), without cleaving it, appears to promote DNA repair by a pathway involving RecA, rather than base excision.), which produces MATHTTSGKRTGQEYDATAFLPGRRAGLPGLRRAAAGCQGCPLYEDATQTVFGEGDTSARVLLLGEQPGDQEDRQGRPFVGPAGRVLERALADAGIDPDGTYVTNVVKHFKFTVPEGGRRRIHKAPSLREMTACRPWLEAELRVVRPEVVVALGSTAGKALLGSSFRVTEQRGALLPWPGLAGGEDGGSGGEADEAGEAVRGLVATIHPSAVLRADDRDAAYKGLVSDLRVAAGALDGAGGGSAP; this is translated from the coding sequence ATGGCCACGCACACCACGTCCGGGAAGCGGACGGGACAGGAATATGACGCCACCGCGTTCCTCCCGGGCCGGCGCGCCGGCCTGCCGGGGCTGCGCCGGGCGGCGGCAGGATGCCAGGGGTGCCCCCTGTACGAGGACGCGACACAGACCGTGTTCGGCGAGGGCGACACCTCCGCGCGCGTCCTGCTGCTCGGTGAGCAGCCGGGCGACCAGGAGGACCGGCAGGGCAGGCCGTTCGTCGGCCCGGCCGGGAGGGTGCTGGAGCGGGCGCTCGCGGACGCGGGCATCGACCCGGACGGAACGTACGTCACCAACGTGGTCAAACACTTCAAGTTCACCGTCCCCGAAGGGGGCAGGCGTCGCATCCACAAGGCGCCGAGCCTGCGCGAGATGACGGCGTGCAGGCCGTGGCTGGAGGCCGAACTCCGCGTCGTCCGCCCCGAGGTGGTCGTGGCGCTCGGTTCGACGGCGGGCAAGGCGCTGCTCGGGTCGTCGTTCCGGGTGACGGAGCAGCGCGGCGCCCTGCTGCCGTGGCCGGGCCTTGCCGGCGGCGAGGACGGTGGGAGCGGCGGTGAGGCGGACGAGGCGGGCGAGGCCGTCCGCGGCCTGGTGGCGACGATCCATCCCTCCGCCGTCCTGCGAGCCGACGACCGCGACGCGGCGTACAAGGGGCTGGTCTCGGACCTGCGCGTCGCCGCTGGCGCCCTGGACGGCGCGGGCGGCGGCTCGGCGCCATGA
- a CDS encoding carboxylate-amine ligase codes for MGVEEEFFLVDRRTRAPVPRGPQVIAQAAPLLGEQIQAEFYRCMVEICTQPMLSCADLRAELAGLRATVADAARDAGCLLLASGTPVVPSPGPVPVTDTPRYRRMESRYRVVVDDGASTTCGCHVHIGPLDRPQALAVANQLRPWLPVLQALAVNSPLSSGHETGFAGWRAVQMARWPTVEPAPLLDTAGYEATADALVASGTLLDRRMIYWYARPSEHVPTLEIRIADVNADLDCTVLLAALVRGLCMTLLAEVGEGRPPPRIPPGRLRAAHWRAALLGPTGTGLDPVTGTEVPMRELIDRLLARAEPGLTAAGDTALAHRLLDRHLVLGSGAHRQRVRYRRSGSLRDVVDHMTALTTSASPGAQPADTAGTAVHRGTGRHDTG; via the coding sequence ATGGGGGTCGAGGAGGAGTTCTTCCTGGTCGACCGCCGGACGCGGGCGCCGGTGCCCCGGGGACCGCAGGTGATCGCGCAGGCTGCGCCGCTGCTGGGGGAGCAGATCCAGGCCGAGTTCTACCGCTGCATGGTCGAGATCTGCACGCAACCCATGCTCTCGTGCGCGGACCTGCGGGCCGAACTGGCCGGACTGCGTGCCACGGTCGCCGATGCCGCCCGGGACGCGGGCTGCCTGCTGCTCGCCTCCGGCACGCCCGTGGTGCCCTCGCCCGGCCCGGTTCCCGTCACCGACACGCCCCGCTACCGGCGTATGGAGTCCCGCTACCGCGTGGTCGTGGACGACGGCGCGAGCACGACCTGCGGCTGCCATGTCCACATCGGCCCCCTCGACCGGCCCCAGGCGCTGGCCGTGGCCAACCAGCTGCGGCCATGGCTGCCCGTGCTCCAGGCCTTGGCCGTCAACTCTCCGCTGAGCAGCGGTCACGAGACCGGGTTCGCCGGCTGGCGGGCCGTGCAGATGGCCCGTTGGCCCACGGTCGAGCCCGCACCGCTGCTCGACACGGCGGGCTACGAGGCCACCGCCGACGCCCTCGTGGCCTCCGGGACCCTGCTCGACCGGCGGATGATCTACTGGTACGCCAGACCGTCGGAACACGTGCCGACGCTCGAGATCCGCATCGCCGACGTCAACGCTGACCTGGACTGCACGGTGCTCCTCGCCGCCCTGGTGCGCGGCCTGTGCATGACCCTGCTGGCGGAGGTCGGGGAGGGCCGCCCGCCGCCCCGCATCCCGCCCGGCCGGCTGCGCGCCGCGCACTGGCGCGCGGCCCTCCTCGGCCCCACGGGGACCGGCCTCGACCCCGTGACCGGCACGGAGGTCCCGATGCGGGAGCTCATCGACCGACTGCTCGCGCGGGCCGAGCCGGGCCTCACGGCCGCCGGCGATACGGCGCTGGCCCACCGGCTCCTCGACCGGCACCTCGTGCTCGGCAGCGGAGCCCACCGGCAGCGCGTCCGCTACCGACGCAGCGGAAGCCTCCGCGACGTCGTCGACCACATGACCGCCCTCACGACCAGCGCGTCACCGGGCGCGCAGCCCGCCGACACCGCCGGCACCGCCGTGCACCGGGGCACCGGCCGTCACGACACAGGCTGA